AAAGTTCTTGCCATCTGAGCCCCATTCTTTAATTTTTCACTCAAAGAAATTGGAGTTTATTTCTAAAATGAAGACTGCCAACATATTCTGGTTATAAGTAACACTGTATTTATTACAACAGCACATTACCCATTGTatttgatgacattttctcAGGGTGAGGCACATAAATTATGATTTGAAAAGCACAGACAAATTCaggttttaatatttattaaaaatgaaacaataatcatttatttcatataaataaccctctctgtccctccccACTCTCCAATCACTGCTGCCCCCTTTCCATCATTGAGGCTGATGTCACCAGTCATTCAAGCATATTAACCCACGCAAGGCAATCAGCCCTGCTGGCATTCCTGGCTGGGTCCTGAAAGTTGCATTCACGGAGATCTTCTGTCccctccttttttaaaatccatcaCAATCATCCCCATCCCTAAACAACCGATGGTGTGGCTATCCTCAACAACTGGGGCCCCATAGCCCTCACCCATATAGCCACCAAGTGTTTTGAGAGGCAATTTGCATATCGCCCCAACAGAGCCACAGAGGACGCCATCACCCGTGTCCTCCACACTTCCCTCTCCAACGTTGAGGAGAGGGACACCTATATGAGGATGCTGTTTGTGCACTACAGCTCAGCATTTAACACAAAAGTGCCCTCCTTCAGTAAGCTCCAGGATCGTAGCCTGAACACAACACTGTGTAACTGGATCCTTGACTTCCTGATGGACCGCCTCAAGGTGGGGAGCTGCACTTCTTCAACACTGACCCTTAGCTCAGGAGTACCCTCAGGGCTGTGTCCTCAGCCCCCTACTGTACCTCTCAAAACCCACGACTGTTTGGCAACACAAACTTCAAAACACCATCGAGAAGTTTGCTGATGACACAACGTTGTTTGGTTGTTCTCCTGCGGCAACAAGAACGGGCTTCCTAAAGGGATCCCAGACCAAGGAGGATAGTGTGGACTTTAGGATAAGGGGGTGACCTAACCCTTTTTCACCCATCTGCTTAACCACCTTACATGGCAGTTGCATTGGCTGTAAGGTTCTGGATTGGGTGGTGCACACTGCCCAACACATCACTGGGTGCGAGCTGCCCCAGCCTGCAGGAGCTATACAACTCGACGGTGCCTCAGGAAGTCCCTGAGGGCCACCAAGGACTCAACACCCACACAACTGCCTGTTTCCACTGCTGCCCTCAGGTTGGAGGAAGAAAACCccaccagcagactgaggaacagcttcttccacTGGTTAATAAGACTCTAAAATAACACTTAAAGTGCAGTATGACCCCTGACTATTCTATAATGTATAATTGAcgatttattttattcttattgTGATTCTTTGTTCTGTTGTTATATTCTTTATTCTATTATATGTCTTTATATTTAATACCTACCCCCTGTCAAAGGAGCCTCCAAGTCCTAGCATAAGAATTTCACATGATTGTTCTTGTATAACCGGAGTGACTATAAACATCTTGAATTGTGAAAATAGGATTAACTTGTACAAGGTCTCTTTTTGGAGTGATATTGAATTGTTGAGGAGTTCAGTCAAGGTTCTAGGAAAGTTGTGCAAGCCCTTACAGACGTCAATGAATCTGAGCCAATGTTGAACttacaaacatttcacaaagaGAGATGGGCAGAATATTTTCTGCCTGATTAGTGAATTTGGCGTGCGCCATAACCAGACAACTTGGGAGTCAATAAAGCCAATTTCAGACATCACACTTTGGCTACACGGGACACAGATTGATGCATGTCATTCAGATTAACAAGGGAGACATCAGCAAAAGCTTTAATGGTGcttgaagaacaaaaaacaaaaacaaaaaaatcagaacagaATCATGTGCCAAATGACAGAGCTTTTACTGCACCACATTACATTCTGTTATTTCTAACATCTTAAGCAGCCATTAATCCTGACTTCTGTTTATATGAAAATGCTTAATGAAACTCACAAGAATTATAGTTAATTTCCTGCAGTTTGCTTGcataatgtatttgtttttcttactttatTTAACCAATCTACATGTACAAAAGTATCAATACAAAAAACTATGACTTTAGATTTGAGATATTACACTAAAAATGACTCCTGTGAACAACACAACTTCCTTGTGAACACAATTAACACTGTAATTAATAcagttacaaataaaaaaactactATTATCTGTCCTATGTGAATTTCCTGTGCTTTTGTATGAAACAAACAAGGCACTGCAGGGTTTTTTAGATACTCTGTCATCCCTACATATCCGTCACTTGTGAAGCACACGGTGTCGTTAATATCAGGTAGGTTAATCTTTAACTCGTGAAGCCGTGATAGCCATTTGCTATCACAGCAgttaaaattattattacttataTACATGCGTTTCAGGCTTAGAGATAAAGCAATAATCAAAGAATGGTTTAAAGACTTGAAATTATTATTTCTTATGTCAAGCTCTCTTAGAGGAGAGTAGCTCAAACTGTTGGGAATCAAATCGAGGTGGTTGTTAGAAATTTTCAAATGAGTTAACGCTGGCATGAAAGGTATAAATAGATCAGAGCTGGTAATGTTTGTGTCACTTATAATCAAAGACTCAAGAGTTTTTTGCACATCTTCCAATGCACCAGCTTGCATCACCATGTGGGGATTTCTTGCAAGGTTCAGAGAAATTAAAGaggtttctttaaatgtgttttgtcgAAGAACTGTTACATTGTTCTCCCTAAGATTCAGGTGTTTAAGGGTCCTTAATTGCCCAAAGTGAACACAGGAAGTGTTGAGATGTATTTGCTGTATTGTTTGAGAGATTTCCAAATCCTCTAAAGTGGAACAAGGTTGCACAGAGTTGTCTTGCAGATTTAACGTCTCTATTTGTGTGAGCGCTTTGAGAAAAAACGGGGAGACAGATACAAGTCCGTTGCTCTGCAGGTCAAGATACTTTAAGGAGGGGAAGACAAGTTGTCGATGGTATCCTGATTCACTGTGATTTCTAATATTCCAGACAATTGTTTGCAGACAGTTGTTGCTGaaatttaaagtttgtaaagATGACAAAAGGCTTAAAGTCTCGAGTGGGAAAGACCTGAAGTGGTTGTAGCTCAGGTCAATATAAATTAGGGGCATCAGCCTCCAGTTTGAGTGTAGGTTGTTCTTTGTGACTGTTCTCTCTCTCATAATCTCTCTATAAAGAGCATTGACCTCAGACACCATCGTTGCCTCTGAATTTAAGGCACCTACCATGTTATTCTGTAGGTAAAGATACTTTAAACTGTTCATTTTTGGAACAATTGGGAAATATATAAGTTTGTTGTGACTCAGATCAAGAATTTCCAGCCTGTACAAATGGTTGTCCTCAAGTGTAACAAAGAACTCAACAGAATTTCTACTCAGATTCAAATATTTCAGCTGATGAAGTTTAAAATCACAGATATTCGCTAGGTTATTTCTGGCCAGGTTTAGCATCTCCAATTGGTACAGTGGTTCAAAAGTCCCCTTTTCTATCACTGATATCTGATTGTCATCAATAGTAATGGACCTCAAACCTTTACTCTCCTTGAACAAGTTGTGTGAAAGTCTTGTTAAAGCATTTCCCGTCAGCTTAAGTTGATCAAGAGAAGGTTTGTTTCGAAGGTACAGCTTCACTGCATCATCACTCAACCCGTTCATTGAAATGTCCAAACTCCTCAGTCTGCTGATGGATCGGAAGGCTTTAGTGTTACTGCCAAAGTTGTTGTTCAGCGCATTTCTGGACAAATTCAACTCTTCAAGTCGAGCCAGGTTTTCAAAAGCCCCTTCGAAGATGAGATCCAGCTGGTTGGAGCTCAGGTCCAGCTGTTCCAAGTATGGCAGAGCAAGTGTGTGCAACTGTCTGATGAAGTTATTGGACAGGTCTAGTCTTCTCAGCCTTACATCCAAATCCACAGGGACAGAAAAGAGACTCTGGTTGTTCCAGGACCCCTCCTTGAAATGAAAGGAACattaatcataatcataatcatagAGTGAACCATGGAAACCAAAGTCAAACAACCTTAACAGTTTTAAGAtctcaaacaaagaaatgtgtgACTCGAAGGACTTCAAATTGCAATGGTATTACAGTTTTCAATTAGCAGTTAAATGATTCATTCTGAGCGTACCTTTGGCTTGTGATATGTCAGTCCAGTTATACTGAGGTCAAGAGCGAGTGACCAGAGTAGTACAAGATGAGAAAACATATGTCTGACCAtcctgtctgtgctgctgctcctgctgctgtacCACAACTGCCGTCAGtgctcatacacacactcacacaccctcTTATAcccatgctttaaaaaaacagataggGAAAACAGCTGCAGACACCAGATAGGCATTGAGGATGCTATGTTTAGAAAATAAAGGCTTGGTCAATGATATATAACTTTCTATGGAGAAATCTTCAAATTGgccctttattttttaaaatggttaaacaaaaacataga
This is a stretch of genomic DNA from Labrus bergylta chromosome 9, fLabBer1.1, whole genome shotgun sequence. It encodes these proteins:
- the LOC109996453 gene encoding transforming growth factor beta activator LRRC32-like, producing MVRHMFSHLVLLWSLALDLSITGLTYHKPKEGSWNNQSLFSVPVDLDVRLRRLDLSNNFIRQLHTLALPYLEQLDLSSNQLDLIFEGAFENLARLEELNLSRNALNNNFGSNTKAFRSISRLRSLDISMNGLSDDAVKLYLRNKPSLDQLKLTGNALTRLSHNLFKESKGLRSITIDDNQISVIEKGTFEPLYQLEMLNLARNNLANICDFKLHQLKYLNLSRNSVEFFVTLEDNHLYRLEILDLSHNKLIYFPIVPKMNSLKYLYLQNNMVGALNSEATMVSEVNALYREIMRERTVTKNNLHSNWRLMPLIYIDLSYNHFRSFPLETLSLLSSLQTLNFSNNCLQTIVWNIRNHSESGYHRQLVFPSLKYLDLQSNGLVSVSPFFLKALTQIETLNLQDNSVQPCSTLEDLEISQTIQQIHLNTSCVHFGQLRTLKHLNLRENNVTVLRQNTFKETSLISLNLARNPHMVMQAGALEDVQKTLESLIISDTNITSSDLFIPFMPALTHLKISNNHLDLIPNSLSYSPLRELDIRNNNFKSLNHSLIIALSLSLKRMYISNNNFNCCDSKWLSRLHELKINLPDINDTVCFTSDGYVGMTEYLKNPAVPCLFHTKAQEIHIGQIIVVFLFVTVLITVLIVFTRKLCCSQESFLV